One genomic segment of Salinigranum rubrum includes these proteins:
- a CDS encoding MFS transporter, translated as MARIGRSIGLLRNREFVALAGTAFARSQAYSTILIALALYADLFGTTGVVEGLFGTAFAFVQLLIVLPLGRQVDTGNAKRWLLAGLVLNVCVFVGFVFVDSPTHVILMRLVQGVGAIVLWITGSTVVGTIAPDDEHGRWLGAYNQVGAISSLAGDVVGGYLLYTRGFTDTYLVLSGVTLLAFVTVFLYLRDDPGGGTERDDATLAESVDTIRTLLARPLVRALVVFRLSFSVGKMAVLIFLPILARTEFGITAFAIGWILAGGKLTKALTQGYVGDLSDRVGRKPLFVVCGAVCYGLGTALIPLSYAFEGRITPVRIDLFGDPQVLGGAFFALFGAYMILGVADSIRLPASMALFVEEGERQDAVASAFSLRSISWKIGQVSGPLLVGAIIDLVSVSVAFYTAAGFIVVASVAFWVLVRRAGLSRGADDALAVGDD; from the coding sequence TTGGCACGAATCGGACGGTCTATCGGCCTCCTCCGCAACCGCGAGTTCGTCGCCCTCGCCGGGACGGCGTTCGCCCGCAGTCAGGCGTACTCGACGATTCTCATCGCGCTCGCACTGTACGCCGACCTGTTCGGGACGACCGGCGTCGTCGAGGGACTGTTCGGGACCGCCTTCGCGTTCGTCCAGTTGCTGATCGTGCTCCCGCTCGGCCGGCAGGTCGACACCGGGAACGCGAAGCGGTGGCTCCTCGCCGGTCTCGTCCTCAACGTCTGCGTCTTCGTCGGCTTCGTCTTCGTCGACTCGCCGACGCACGTCATCCTGATGCGCCTCGTCCAGGGCGTCGGCGCAATCGTCCTCTGGATCACGGGGTCGACCGTCGTCGGGACCATCGCACCCGACGACGAGCACGGCCGCTGGCTCGGGGCGTACAACCAGGTCGGCGCGATTTCGAGCCTCGCGGGCGACGTCGTCGGGGGCTACCTGCTGTACACGCGAGGGTTCACCGACACGTATCTGGTCCTCTCGGGCGTGACGCTGCTCGCGTTCGTCACGGTGTTTCTCTACCTCCGCGACGACCCCGGCGGCGGGACCGAACGCGACGACGCGACGCTGGCCGAGAGCGTCGACACCATCCGGACGCTGCTCGCCCGGCCGCTCGTCAGGGCGCTCGTCGTGTTCCGCCTCTCCTTCTCGGTCGGCAAGATGGCCGTGCTGATCTTCCTCCCGATCCTCGCGCGGACGGAGTTCGGCATCACCGCATTCGCCATCGGGTGGATCCTGGCGGGCGGAAAGCTGACCAAGGCGCTCACCCAGGGGTACGTCGGGGACCTGTCCGACCGGGTCGGTCGCAAGCCGCTGTTCGTCGTCTGCGGCGCGGTGTGTTACGGCCTCGGGACCGCGCTCATCCCCCTCTCGTACGCCTTCGAGGGGCGGATCACCCCGGTCCGGATCGACCTGTTCGGCGACCCGCAGGTCCTCGGCGGGGCGTTCTTCGCGCTGTTCGGCGCGTACATGATCCTCGGCGTCGCCGACAGCATCCGGCTTCCGGCCAGCATGGCGCTGTTCGTCGAAGAGGGAGAGCGCCAGGACGCGGTCGCCTCCGCCTTCTCGCTGCGCTCGATATCGTGGAAGATCGGACAGGTGTCCGGTCCGCTCCTGGTCGGTGCGATCATCGATCTCGTCTCCGTGTCGGTCGCGTTCTACACCGCCGCCGGGTTCATCGTCGTCGCCTCGGTCGCCTTCTGGGTACTGGTTCGACGGGCCGGTCTCTCGCGCGGAGCGGACGACGCGCTCGCCGTCGGCGACGACTGA
- a CDS encoding hydantoinase/oxoprolinase family protein, with amino-acid sequence MSGDVRVGVDIGGTFTDLVTIQGGRIRVSKTPSTPDAPEEGVIDGLRKIEARDGLTPEQVTYFGHGTTVATNAVLEEEWADTALVTTEGFRDVLEIGRQARPDIYDFQAEKPTPIVERHRRFEVPERLDERGDVVKPLDEAVVRRLASDLSDVDSVAVSLLYPFEDDTHERRVRDLLREEGVDASFSLSSKVLPEIREYERTLTTALNAALKPVMDRYIGRLEDRIGAEGVAAPLKVMQSNGGIITADAARERPVNTLLSGPAAGVQGATYVASRLGDDDVITMDMGGTSCDVSLVEGGDPVVSTDVEVGEYPVSVPTIDIHTVGSGGGSLAWIDSGGALRVGPASAGADPGPVCYGRGGTRPTITDAHAVLGRIDPGAFVANELDTESEAVERAVETHVAEGLGVDVETAAQGILDVANANMERALRVVSVERGYDPREFGLVAFGGAGPLHAPKLAAELDIPRVLVPRTAGVLSALGLLISDTLYDHSTSRVRRLDTVDPEEIASTFASFVDEGRAQLDAEGLSPDRMQFEPSMDLRYAGQSFELSVPAPVDVDDAALETVRERFHDQHRQRYGHAYREEPVELVTLRLRARGVVETPDLRPEHAAGSVAEARVETRRVVYDGEPHDTPVYDRTRLPPESGFDGPAVVEGRESTTVVHPGQRVQVDADANLVVEVTPDA; translated from the coding sequence ATGAGCGGTGACGTTCGCGTCGGCGTCGACATCGGCGGGACGTTCACCGACCTGGTCACCATCCAGGGCGGGCGAATCCGCGTCTCGAAGACGCCGTCGACGCCGGACGCGCCCGAGGAAGGCGTCATCGACGGGCTCCGAAAGATCGAGGCGCGCGACGGCCTCACTCCCGAGCAGGTCACCTACTTCGGCCACGGGACGACCGTGGCGACGAACGCCGTCCTGGAGGAGGAGTGGGCCGACACCGCCCTCGTCACCACCGAGGGGTTCCGCGACGTCCTCGAAATCGGCCGGCAGGCCCGTCCGGACATCTACGACTTCCAGGCGGAGAAGCCCACGCCCATCGTCGAGCGCCACCGGCGGTTCGAGGTGCCCGAGCGTCTCGACGAGCGAGGCGACGTGGTGAAACCGCTCGACGAAGCGGTCGTCCGACGGCTCGCGTCCGACCTCTCCGACGTCGACAGCGTGGCCGTCTCGCTGCTGTACCCGTTCGAGGACGACACCCACGAGCGGCGGGTGCGCGACCTGCTCCGCGAGGAAGGCGTCGACGCCTCCTTCTCGCTCTCGTCGAAGGTCCTCCCCGAGATTCGCGAGTACGAGCGCACCCTGACGACGGCGCTGAACGCCGCGCTGAAGCCGGTGATGGACCGCTACATCGGCCGACTGGAGGACCGAATCGGGGCGGAGGGGGTCGCGGCCCCGCTGAAGGTGATGCAGTCGAACGGCGGCATCATCACGGCCGACGCCGCCCGCGAGCGCCCGGTGAACACGCTCCTGTCGGGACCGGCGGCGGGCGTCCAGGGCGCGACCTACGTCGCCTCTCGTCTCGGAGACGACGACGTCATCACGATGGACATGGGCGGGACGTCCTGCGACGTCTCGCTCGTCGAGGGGGGCGACCCCGTCGTCTCGACCGACGTCGAGGTGGGCGAGTACCCCGTCTCGGTGCCGACCATCGACATCCACACCGTCGGCTCCGGCGGCGGCTCTCTCGCCTGGATCGATTCGGGTGGAGCGCTCCGCGTCGGTCCCGCGTCGGCCGGGGCGGACCCCGGTCCGGTCTGTTACGGCCGCGGCGGCACGCGTCCGACCATCACGGACGCCCACGCCGTCCTCGGCCGGATCGACCCCGGGGCGTTCGTCGCGAACGAACTCGACACCGAGTCCGAAGCCGTCGAGCGCGCCGTCGAGACCCACGTCGCCGAGGGCCTCGGCGTCGACGTCGAGACGGCCGCACAGGGGATTCTGGACGTCGCCAACGCGAACATGGAACGCGCGCTCCGGGTGGTCTCGGTCGAGCGCGGCTACGACCCCCGGGAGTTCGGCCTCGTCGCCTTCGGCGGTGCGGGCCCGTTGCACGCGCCGAAACTCGCGGCCGAACTGGACATCCCTCGAGTCCTGGTGCCGCGGACCGCGGGCGTCCTCTCCGCGCTGGGACTGCTCATCAGCGACACCCTCTACGACCACTCGACCTCGCGGGTCCGCCGCCTCGACACGGTCGACCCCGAGGAGATCGCCTCGACGTTCGCGTCGTTCGTCGACGAGGGGCGCGCGCAACTGGACGCAGAAGGGCTCTCGCCCGACCGGATGCAGTTCGAGCCGTCGATGGACCTCCGCTACGCGGGCCAGTCGTTCGAACTCTCGGTGCCCGCGCCCGTCGACGTGGACGACGCGGCCCTCGAGACCGTCAGGGAGCGATTTCACGACCAGCACCGACAGCGGTACGGCCACGCCTATCGGGAGGAACCGGTCGAACTCGTCACGCTTCGACTTCGGGCCCGCGGCGTCGTCGAGACGCCCGACCTCCGACCCGAGCACGCGGCGGGGTCGGTCGCGGAGGCCCGCGTCGAGACACGGCGCGTGGTGTACGACGGGGAGCCACACGACACCCCCGTCTACGACCGGACGCGCCTCCCGCCCGAATCGGGCTTCGACGGACCGGCCGTCGTCGAGGGCCGGGAGTCGACCACGGTCGTCCACCCCGGCCAGCGCGTGCAGGTGGACGCCGACGCCAACCTCGTCGTGGAGGTGACGCCCGATGCGTGA
- a CDS encoding MFS transporter gives MTPTRRLELAPHAAAVSLGYVIFAYAAVPVSLTTRLEIDFASFGLLTSAALGAFVVAQPLASRLTDTHTTASLLRWALVLHVVFAVGLDLVSSFPALVVLRGVWGVVGGFVLSVGATQLARLHAGTATTRQQGLYGGLLTLGGAVGFLVTPRLVDVATTTPGIGPIHAPGALLALPALALLTRGRNDEETRPPVREGGGSPSSDGDGDRSSVLTHPVVLIAAFVYVAIIGSFVTLSTFVTAYYTDLGVAGPLSALVLLVATLGRWLGGRAAADEWLTDATVILGGTAVAAAGFVALAAPLPPSLVVALPVVAMLAVSLPFGAVYAVAARATPRDGAALAVVVAAGNVGSIVLPAATGAARDATGGYGVGFLALGVLNVLAFVGGLLFRRRLRR, from the coding sequence GTGACGCCGACGCGTCGACTCGAACTCGCCCCGCACGCCGCGGCCGTCTCGCTCGGGTACGTCATCTTCGCGTACGCCGCGGTGCCCGTGTCGCTCACCACCCGACTGGAAATCGACTTCGCCTCGTTCGGACTCCTGACCAGCGCCGCGCTCGGCGCGTTCGTCGTCGCCCAGCCGCTCGCCTCGCGGCTCACTGACACCCACACGACGGCGTCGCTGCTCCGGTGGGCGCTCGTCCTGCACGTCGTCTTCGCGGTCGGTCTCGACCTCGTCTCCTCGTTTCCGGCGCTCGTCGTCCTCCGCGGGGTGTGGGGCGTCGTCGGCGGGTTCGTCCTCAGCGTCGGCGCGACCCAACTCGCGCGACTCCACGCCGGCACGGCGACGACGCGACAGCAGGGCCTCTACGGCGGGCTCCTCACGCTCGGCGGTGCCGTCGGATTCCTCGTCACGCCCCGACTGGTCGACGTCGCCACGACGACGCCGGGTATCGGCCCGATTCACGCCCCCGGCGCGCTGCTCGCGCTGCCCGCGCTCGCGCTCCTGACTCGCGGTCGGAACGACGAGGAGACGCGGCCGCCCGTGCGGGAGGGAGGTGGGTCGCCCTCGTCCGACGGCGACGGGGACCGGAGTTCGGTGCTCACCCACCCGGTCGTCCTCATCGCGGCGTTCGTCTACGTCGCCATCATCGGCTCGTTCGTGACGCTGTCGACGTTCGTGACGGCGTACTACACCGACCTCGGGGTCGCCGGCCCGCTGAGCGCGCTGGTGCTCCTCGTCGCGACCCTCGGGCGGTGGCTCGGCGGGAGGGCCGCCGCGGACGAGTGGCTGACGGACGCGACGGTCATCCTCGGGGGGACGGCCGTCGCGGCCGCCGGGTTCGTCGCGCTCGCGGCGCCGCTCCCCCCGTCCCTGGTCGTCGCGCTTCCCGTGGTCGCGATGCTCGCGGTGTCGCTCCCGTTCGGCGCGGTGTACGCCGTGGCGGCCAGAGCGACACCGCGCGACGGGGCCGCCCTCGCTGTCGTCGTCGCCGCCGGCAACGTCGGCTCCATCGTCCTCCCCGCGGCGACGGGTGCCGCGCGCGACGCCACCGGCGGCTACGGGGTTGGCTTCCTCGCGCTCGGCGTGTTGAACGTCCTCGCGTTCGTCGGAGGGCTGCTCTTCCGACGCCGACTGAGGAGGTGA
- the arcS gene encoding archaeosine synthase subunit alpha has translation MTDYFEVHARDGAARVGELRLSTPVTTPTLADDTIEDAGSLWNEARTTPEGSEDALTVLPHRAFPAGTRGEVQESFAVDYPDVDFPSAAVVTSETAADYGADAYVLADATGVVGHASAFVDAVRAVKEATPADTALYLAGVATPANVAALVYAGVDLVDGKLARVKGRQGRYLTTDDEYFLEDLDELPCSCPACQGGRESFTRGDCATHNVNALAAELARVRRRIHDGRLRDYVEGQARHEAWCTAAFRLLDQQYGFVEEHTPVIRDAELLSATEDTLRRVEIQRFADRVTSRYVNRFDRPLVLVPCSARKPYSESQSHAQFHDAINFRAHLVSMTSPIGVVPQELELTYPAQHYDSVVTGRWSEDEIGFVARVLERYLERNAYPKIIAHVPDEGYRAVCERVEDALDLDFTYTVVDHPTTTESLANLRDALDGEMSYRKRTREHNTVRAIADYMFGDGAGDELFEAGTFRTTARYPKLQVRDTDGEQWATMVPQYGMLAFTLAGARRWVESDAPTKTVEIDGFVPHGSVLAPGVVDASDEIRVGDEVVVSGPKAFGVGRAEMSGPEMCDSTRGIAVEVRHVEET, from the coding sequence ATGACCGACTACTTCGAGGTTCACGCGCGCGACGGGGCCGCGCGCGTCGGCGAACTCCGTCTCTCTACGCCCGTGACGACCCCGACGCTCGCCGACGATACGATCGAGGACGCCGGGAGCCTCTGGAACGAGGCCCGCACGACGCCCGAGGGGAGCGAGGACGCGCTCACCGTGCTCCCCCACCGGGCGTTCCCCGCCGGCACCAGGGGGGAGGTCCAGGAGTCGTTCGCCGTCGACTACCCCGACGTCGACTTCCCGAGCGCGGCCGTCGTCACGAGCGAGACGGCCGCGGACTACGGCGCGGACGCGTACGTTCTCGCCGACGCGACTGGCGTCGTCGGCCACGCGTCGGCGTTCGTCGACGCGGTTCGCGCGGTCAAAGAGGCCACGCCCGCCGACACCGCCCTCTACCTCGCCGGCGTCGCCACGCCCGCGAACGTCGCGGCCTTAGTGTACGCGGGTGTAGACCTCGTCGACGGCAAACTCGCCCGAGTCAAGGGTCGGCAAGGCCGGTACCTGACGACCGACGACGAGTACTTCCTCGAAGACCTCGACGAACTCCCCTGCTCCTGTCCGGCCTGTCAGGGGGGCCGCGAGTCGTTCACGAGAGGGGACTGCGCGACGCACAACGTCAACGCGCTCGCCGCCGAACTCGCGCGGGTCCGCCGCCGAATCCACGACGGCCGCCTGCGCGACTACGTCGAGGGGCAGGCGCGCCACGAGGCGTGGTGTACGGCCGCCTTTCGACTTCTGGATCAGCAGTACGGCTTCGTCGAGGAGCACACCCCCGTCATCCGCGACGCCGAACTCCTGTCGGCGACCGAAGACACCCTCCGGCGCGTCGAGATTCAGCGCTTCGCCGACCGCGTGACCTCGCGCTATGTAAACCGGTTCGACCGCCCGCTCGTCTTGGTGCCGTGCTCGGCGCGCAAACCCTACAGCGAGTCCCAGTCGCACGCGCAGTTCCACGACGCCATCAACTTCCGCGCGCACCTGGTGTCGATGACGTCGCCCATCGGCGTCGTCCCCCAGGAACTGGAACTCACCTACCCCGCCCAGCACTACGACTCCGTGGTGACGGGACGGTGGAGCGAGGACGAAATCGGCTTCGTCGCCAGGGTTCTCGAACGGTACCTCGAACGGAACGCCTACCCGAAAATAATCGCACACGTCCCCGACGAAGGCTACCGGGCGGTCTGCGAACGCGTCGAAGACGCGCTCGACCTCGACTTCACGTACACCGTCGTCGACCACCCGACCACCACCGAGTCCCTGGCGAACCTCCGCGACGCGCTCGACGGCGAGATGAGCTACCGGAAGCGGACGCGGGAGCACAACACCGTCCGGGCCATCGCGGATTACATGTTCGGCGACGGTGCCGGCGACGAACTCTTCGAAGCGGGGACGTTCCGGACGACGGCGCGCTACCCCAAGTTACAGGTCAGGGACACCGACGGCGAGCAGTGGGCGACGATGGTCCCGCAGTACGGGATGCTCGCGTTCACGCTCGCGGGCGCGCGGCGCTGGGTCGAGAGCGACGCCCCCACTAAAACCGTCGAGATCGACGGCTTCGTCCCCCACGGGTCGGTGCTCGCGCCCGGTGTGGTCGACGCCTCCGACGAGATACGCGTCGGCGACGAAGTCGTCGTCAGCGGGCCGAAGGCGTTCGGCGTGGGTCGCGCGGAGATGTCCGGCCCCGAGATGTGTGACTCCACGCGCGGCATCGCCGTCGAGGTCCGCCACGTCGAGGAGACGTAG
- a CDS encoding M48 family metallopeptidase, which yields MRHLGLKARMAVVGSALFAFYAVAAVVAMGAFGFPVWLVLLGSVGFVAVQYKLGKWMALRSVGAEDLPEDRYSDIHRRVDSLSREMGIDKPRLMIARMGVPNAFAVGRKGNGTVVVSEELLRRLEPDEVEAVLAHELAHIRNRDVVMMVLGQGVASIVAIVAQWAVLLTGDNDLADFFLAIVVGQITQLLVMLFVFAISRYREYVADADAAEEVGSGEPLATALEKISRRNERVDESAVDAKVNALCIFGEGRGLAKLFATHPPVEKRIERLRT from the coding sequence ATGCGACACCTCGGTCTCAAAGCGCGGATGGCAGTCGTCGGCTCGGCGTTGTTCGCGTTCTACGCCGTCGCAGCCGTCGTCGCGATGGGCGCGTTCGGGTTCCCGGTCTGGCTCGTCCTCCTCGGGAGCGTCGGCTTCGTCGCCGTCCAGTACAAACTCGGGAAGTGGATGGCGCTGCGGAGCGTCGGCGCCGAGGACCTGCCGGAGGACCGCTACTCCGACATCCACCGCCGCGTCGACTCGCTCTCGCGGGAGATGGGCATCGACAAGCCGCGGCTGATGATCGCGCGGATGGGCGTCCCGAACGCCTTCGCAGTCGGGCGGAAAGGGAACGGAACGGTCGTCGTGAGCGAGGAACTCCTCCGTCGGCTCGAACCCGACGAGGTCGAGGCGGTCCTCGCACACGAACTCGCGCACATTCGCAACCGCGACGTCGTGATGATGGTGCTCGGACAGGGCGTCGCCTCCATCGTCGCCATCGTCGCTCAGTGGGCCGTCCTCCTCACGGGAGACAACGACCTCGCGGACTTCTTCCTGGCCATCGTCGTCGGTCAGATCACGCAGTTGCTCGTGATGCTGTTCGTCTTCGCCATCTCCCGGTATCGGGAGTACGTCGCCGACGCCGACGCCGCCGAGGAGGTCGGCAGCGGCGAACCGCTGGCGACGGCGCTGGAGAAGATCAGCCGACGGAACGAGCGAGTGGACGAGAGCGCGGTCGACGCGAAGGTGAACGCCCTCTGCATCTTCGGCGAGGGGCGCGGCCTCGCGAAACTGTTCGCGACGCACCCCCCGGTCGAGAAGCGCATCGAACGACTGCGCACCTGA
- a CDS encoding pyridoxamine 5'-phosphate oxidase family protein, whose protein sequence is MKLTGTWDREAVDDFLTTTVPVRLSCRTPEDRLWMLSLWYLWEDDALWCATGRSADVVRYLEHRDEVAFEVSTNDPPYRGVRGRGHATVDADEDKTLLRRLLQRYLGGTDSALAARLLDPERDEVRIRVDPVRMHSWDYSARMDDR, encoded by the coding sequence ATGAAGCTCACGGGGACCTGGGACCGGGAAGCGGTCGACGACTTCCTGACGACGACGGTCCCCGTCCGCCTCTCCTGTCGCACACCCGAGGACCGCCTCTGGATGCTCTCTTTGTGGTATCTCTGGGAGGACGACGCGCTGTGGTGCGCTACCGGGCGGTCGGCGGACGTGGTCCGCTATCTCGAACACCGTGACGAAGTCGCGTTCGAGGTGTCGACGAACGACCCGCCCTATCGTGGCGTTCGGGGGCGAGGCCACGCCACCGTCGACGCCGACGAGGACAAGACGCTCCTCCGTCGTCTCCTCCAGCGGTATCTCGGCGGGACCGACTCGGCGCTCGCAGCGCGACTGCTCGACCCCGAACGCGACGAGGTCCGTATCAGAGTCGACCCTGTCAGGATGCACAGCTGGGACTACTCGGCGCGAATGGACGACCGCTGA
- the tgtA gene encoding tRNA guanosine(15) transglycosylase TgtA, with amino-acid sequence MREHFELRHTDVAGRIGELTVPRAGVTVETPALMPVINPNIETVAPARLEEEFDAQVLITNSYIIRSTEGLRERALDEGLHEMLDFSGAIVTDSGSFQLAEYGEIDVTTREIVEFQRDIGSDIGTPVDIPTPPDVSREQAERELRETEQALADAEAVDVGEMLVNAPVQGSTHPDLREEAARNAYATDLDVFPVGAVVPLMNSYRYAEMIDVVAAAKRGLGVDAPVHLFGAGHPMMFALAAAMGCDLFDSAAYALYARDDRYLTVRGTEHLADLDYLPCECPVCATHAPADLRARDDAERERLLAEHNLHVSFGELRRVKQAIRGGNLLELVEARARGHPAMLDGYRALLTHADQLEREDHVSKDAFFYLSTESARRPEVRRHHARLDRLPVTGEVLLTEGKGGSEAYDHVWRVLPPFGPFPRELSDVYPLTAETPERVDSAAQEAAARGVTRLVEGNPDAAFTLAHDDWDAAALVLVPDSVTLRNRVVDTE; translated from the coding sequence ATGCGCGAGCACTTCGAACTCCGCCACACCGACGTCGCGGGGCGTATCGGCGAACTGACCGTCCCCCGCGCGGGCGTGACGGTCGAGACGCCGGCGCTCATGCCGGTCATCAACCCGAACATCGAGACCGTCGCTCCCGCGCGGCTGGAGGAGGAGTTCGACGCGCAGGTGCTCATCACCAACTCCTACATCATCCGCTCCACGGAGGGACTCCGCGAGCGCGCGCTCGACGAGGGGCTCCACGAGATGCTGGACTTTTCGGGTGCCATCGTCACCGATTCGGGCTCGTTCCAGCTCGCCGAGTACGGCGAAATCGACGTCACCACCCGAGAGATCGTCGAGTTCCAGCGCGATATCGGCTCGGATATCGGGACTCCGGTCGACATCCCGACGCCGCCGGACGTCTCCCGCGAGCAGGCCGAACGCGAACTCCGAGAGACGGAGCAGGCGCTCGCCGACGCGGAGGCGGTCGACGTGGGCGAGATGCTCGTCAACGCGCCCGTCCAGGGGTCGACCCACCCCGACCTCCGCGAGGAGGCGGCACGGAACGCCTACGCGACCGACCTCGACGTCTTCCCCGTCGGGGCGGTGGTGCCGCTGATGAACTCCTACAGATACGCGGAGATGATCGACGTCGTCGCCGCCGCGAAGCGCGGCCTCGGCGTCGACGCGCCGGTTCACCTCTTCGGCGCGGGCCACCCGATGATGTTCGCGCTCGCCGCGGCGATGGGCTGTGATCTGTTCGACTCCGCGGCGTACGCCCTCTACGCCCGCGACGACCGCTACCTGACGGTTCGGGGGACGGAGCACCTGGCCGACCTGGACTACCTCCCGTGTGAGTGTCCGGTCTGTGCGACCCACGCGCCCGCCGACCTGCGCGCCCGCGACGACGCCGAGCGCGAGCGCCTCCTCGCTGAGCACAACCTCCACGTCTCCTTCGGCGAACTGCGACGGGTGAAACAGGCCATCAGGGGAGGCAACCTCCTCGAACTCGTCGAGGCGCGTGCTCGCGGCCACCCCGCGATGCTCGACGGCTACCGGGCGCTTCTGACCCACGCCGACCAGTTAGAGCGAGAGGACCACGTCTCGAAGGATGCCTTCTTCTACCTCTCGACCGAGAGTGCCCGCCGACCCGAGGTCCGCCGTCACCACGCGCGGCTCGACCGACTCCCCGTGACCGGTGAGGTACTTCTCACGGAGGGCAAGGGCGGCTCCGAGGCGTACGACCACGTCTGGCGCGTCCTCCCTCCCTTCGGCCCGTTCCCGCGGGAACTCTCCGACGTGTACCCCCTCACCGCCGAGACGCCCGAACGAGTGGATAGCGCGGCCCAGGAGGCGGCGGCACGGGGCGTGACGCGGCTCGTCGAGGGGAACCCCGACGCCGCGTTCACGCTCGCCCACGACGACTGGGACGCGGCGGCGCTCGTGCTCGTTCCCGACTCCGTGACGCTTCGAAACCGCGTCGTCGACACCGAGTGA